The nucleotide window cggcagGCGCTTTAGGGAGCGAGTTCTTCCTCTTCAGCCACTTCTCCACCAGCTCCGGGTGCCTCTCCAGGAAACTTTCCACCGCCGCCACGTCGAGGCCGGCGTCGGCGGCCGCCGCCATGGtgccggcggccggggcggctCAGGCCGCGGGAGCCCCCGCGGCGGCCATGCCCCGCAGCCGCCACGTGCTGCAGCCGCCCCGacggccgccccggggcgggcgggtgGTGAGGGGGGGCTGCCGGCAGCCCCGGCGAGGGGCCGCTCCTGCCCCTTGCCCGGGCCCCTCCTCGGGGACGCGTCTTTTCGTCGCCCCTCGTTTCCCCCCGCGACCTCCTTTTCCTGCCCACCACTCTTTAttggtagtagtagtagtagtagtcgTGTTATTCCAGATATTTTTCGGCTCTCAGCCCTTCTCTGGGCCTGGCCCCGGCGCCCAGTTCCGGGCCGGCTCCCCCGGTGGGCCGGGCAGGCGCTGCCGCCGCGCCTCTGGAGATGCTCCGGGAGCGCTCGGGCAAACCCCTTCTGCCAAGTGCTGTCAGTGCTGGCGGCGGCTGCTGCGTAACCCAGCCGGCGGACCactgaggagggaggggagggcggggggaggaCGCGTGAGCCGagcgggggggcaggcggggaggagggagggctggcAAGCCCCGCTGCGGGGGGAggcaccgccgcccgcccggcggcaGCAGCCTCGGCAGCCCCCGCGGGGTGCGGGGCGAGGCGCGCAGGGttccccggcgggggggggcccggcggtgCGGAGCTGCGCTAGGGAGCTCCGCGTTAACGGGCGCCTCATTCAGGAGCTTCGGGGGGATCGTgcgggaggagagggagggtCCTTTGTCTGTAATGCGTGTGCAGGGAAGGGGCAAACCTGGCCGCGGTCtgcgggaggggcgggcgggaggTAACGCCAGCGCTCCGTTGAAGAGGTTTCATGCCAGAGCGTTATTTGCGCTGCCTCGGGACTTCAGGAGGCAGGCGGAGAGACGGAGCCCTTTCAGAAACACCAAGTGAATTCCGTTTCTTGAATCCCTGGGTTGAGCCGCCTGCAGCCTCTCCGTGCGGCcagctgcccctgcccgccccgcgtCCTTAGTGCGGCGTTTCGCTCCCGGCGCTGTGTAAGAGGGGCGGAGAGCGGGATcgggccccctgcccccccccccgcagggctTTCTGCCCCCCCGCCGCAAGGCTCCCTGCCCCAGAGCCGGGCCCCCCGGGCAGCTCGGCGGGAGCGGGCGTGACGACGCGCTCCCGAGCGCCcgctcctgcagcaccagcggCCAGACGGAGACCGGCCGCTTCCACCGAGGCGGACGGGCCGGGGTTATTTTTATGCGCACGTGGAGCACGTTTCATTGCTAAATCGATGCCTACGCAGAggcaattgaaaaaaaaaacggAGTCATGGATCTCAACACGTGAAAAATGTCTTTCATGCGCTCACCAAAGACTGAATGAAGGCGGCTTCGGAAATTCATGAATGGGAGTTCGGGAGGCTGGGAAAACACACGGGCAAATCCTCAACCAACCGGGATTCCGACCTGCCGGGGACCCtggccctgcagcagcccctcCCGGCGCGGGGGTCCGGGCAGCGCCTGCGGGGAGAGGGAGCGATTCTGGGGACACGCGTCGGTAGTGCGGGCGGGTGTCAGGGGAGGGAGGGCTCCGTGCGTGTGCCCAGAGGGCTGCCGCTTCTCCCGCGGCAGCCGGGGGTAACGAGGGGCTCCGTGCAGGTGCCGGGGCTCCCGCAGACTGCTTAGGAAGCGACAGACAAAGGATTTCGCCTCCCGGTCTCGGTGCCCGCGCTGTGGCAGGCTGGGCAGCATCTCCCCCGCTGCCGCCTGGCCGGCCGAGCCCGGtgccggccccccgccccgcggtgggctCTCATTCTGCTttcccggcccccccgccccccgccgcgcagGGAGCTGCCGCAGGAGGACGGCTCTCCATTGAGAAACCGCGCCGCCGACGGCACCACCCGGCAACGGGGCGGGCGGACGGGGGGGACGCGCAGGCGCGCGGCCAaccggggccgggggcgcggccccCGCCGCTTGCGGGGCGGAGGaggggccggcccggcccgggccgccgcggcggggaaGGCGCTGTCCCGGCAGCCGCTCCCGGCAGCCGCACCGTGTCGCCGCTGACtcgccgggggcgcgggggggggggcggctgtaGCGCCCGCGGCGagtgggctgcggggggagcggcgTCCCGGGCGAGGGGGCGGCAAGCGGGGATGTGGGAGGACACGCTCTAGGGGCTGGTCCCCCTGCTGCTCGCACCTCTGGAGAAGCTGAGCTCTTTCCGTACAGGTAGCTTGGGGATGAAACTGCAGGCGCGTCTCGGCAAGGGCGACTGAAATACTAATCTTTGAAGCGTTGCTGCCGGCGCGCTGCTGCCACGCTGCCGGGGCTGTGAAGTAACGGGATTTCACGCGTGGCAGCAGGCACAGCCCCCTCAGCCTGCGCCAGCGGCTGTCACATCGTGGGTGGAGGCCCCGCTCTCGGGAGGACACAACTGGGGTGTCACCCCCGCTCTCCAGGGCACCCACGCTGTCACCTGCACACCGCTGCCCgtgctgccaggggctgccctcgGCTGCTGGCCCTCGGCTGCGCTTGCCTCGCCATCACCCTCCAAGGGTGCCCGCTTGCCCGAAGCCGCTAATTGCTGCTTGGCCTTTCCAGGGGCGCTCGTGCTTTTGCAACACTGGCACAAACACTCCACTTACACAAAGAAATCGCATAAGCTGCCGAAGGCCCAGCTGGCAAGTACCCCAAGCTCTCAAGCAAGGGCCTTAGACATCTGTATACAAGTGAAATAATTGTGtgtaaataatttttgccatCTCACTACAGTAAGGTTTGGTCTGAGCACTCACACCAGTGTTTACTACAAAATGGTTACTGTGTAGCAGTTCTGTATGTAAACACTTAAAGCAATGTAGCGTTTCCATAAGTCTAGGTATAAACAAGATCTTCCCTTACCATTTCTTCAGTCTTGAGGCATCTTTATTTGCTGAGTTTTGATGCATGGGATTTGATTACAGTAAAAATCTGCATATCGACAATCTCTCAAATGAGAGTCAAGACTGAAGGAATTTGAAACACAGTTGTCTGCATAAAATACATAGTGAACAATTGACTGTAACACCTTAATTGTAAAGAACTCTGCAACCCCAAATCTCTGTATAAACTATAATCCTctcttttaaagataaaatatgaCAAAGATGATCACAGGGGTTTTCTGTACTGTAACTTGTGCAGCCTTTCAACACGCTGTCACAGTAAAACTGCTTCAGGAGCCTGGCCTGGTGTGCACACGTGGATGTTAGGAGAAAGCTTAGGTCTGTCTGTTCTGGCACACCTCTGCTTGCAGCGTGAGTAAAGCAAGTGCACTGTACTCTGGGCTGCAGCTTCATCTGTGGGCCGGAGATAGATTAGTTGTGACCTTTCGTGGGAGGGCCAAAAAGGCAAGTGTATTCTGTCCATGCCATGGGATTGTGCTGTCTTTGTCATTCTAGAGGTATGCTGCAGTGAGGTACAGGCAGCTTATATCTGATGCATTTTATGTATGATGCACCTTTTGTCATGTGGTTGCACAAAGCCAACCTGGAGAGCAAGGCAGGCTTTAGCCGGTCTCACCTGGTCTTGGGCACAGACATACAGAGATGCCCTAAAAGAATCCCAAGGAGAAATGTCAGTGCATTTCTCAGGTGGagcatgttggttttttttaattcaggaagGCAGTGGCACATCACTCTTCAAAATGCAATTGAGACAAGCACTCGAGAAAATTTTTGTCATTGAGGCAGATGCTTTAGTTGTCTAAACAGTCAACAGAACAGGTCCCAACTATTAAACTGAAAGGAGAAAGTATCTTACAGCTatggcacaaaagaaaaaaaggcaggtaCTCATCCAGTTATGTCACAGAACTTTTTACCCAATTCTTGCTTATTCCCTTACTTAAAGACAGCAGTTCAGCTCTATGGAGCACTGTAAGACAATCAGTTAAAGCCCCTGGTGGGTAAGCATTGGAACAATACCAATAAAATGAGTACCTGGGAATAGGCACTGTAGCAAATTAGTTTTGTACTAATGCTCCTTTCTGCGATGCCATAAGGAAACCTTGCTTGAGTGAAGTATGTTTTAACCTATTACATCTCTGTAAACAGATAATTAAATTGTAAATCACAATTTAAGTGGTAGAGATTCATGAGGAGGGTTTTTTGAGGGTTGTAATCATCTTCATCAGTCCTCTACTGTTGGTGAAAATATCTGCTACTATCATTTGCTCAAGCTAGTTACTCTTTATTTATTCTACATGGGAGAGGATAAGGATACTTTAATATATTAGCCTCAGATGGAGAAAAAAGATCCACAACTGAAAAATGACTGGTAGTTGATTATGGGGCTTTAATACACAAAGGAACACTAACAATAGGATGAGTGGGGTTATATTTTTAAACCTTAAAGGTCATGGGTGTTCAGGTATCTCCTCAAGATTCTTTTAGGTCAACATCACTACTAAAAGGTTACTTTCCCCTGAAAATATCTGATGTTCCTGATATTCCACTCCCCTCATCCTTATATAGAGTTCTTTTAATGTAAGACTATGTTTTGTTATCTACTGCATATGGGACTTTCCTTTACTGATGATAatgacaaggattttttttttccaaaagaaaacctTCATTTAGTTGTCAATCCCAGTACTTACAGGCACTTTCTTATTTACATAGCCACAGCTGAATAATAGTTTCAGTTGGTGTTTGAATAGCTAATTGCAGAACTGGGATCTTGGGTCTCCTTATAGAGAGGAACAGTAATTCTGTAGTACACTACACAAAGGTCTATGAAATGTATAACACAATATAAATAATgcataaataatgcaaaataaataatataaataattaataaataaataaccttCCAATGTTATTTATTAGGTCATAGCATCTTAAAACATATCCTTATTTGATTTTGCTAAAGCCAGTCCCTAGTGACTAACATCAAAATTCTAAAAGTTGACATAGGAGCTAGtcaaaattcaaaacatttttcactgacttcacaACTGCTACAGCAATGTTTCATGAAGTTGCTTTTTTCAAGTATGCAATAAGATCAGctctttcattctgctttttaattccagcaaaaataatttttgtaccAGGAATGTGTTTCTTAGGGTTTTCCAAATACTCCATCAGTGTATTCTCACTCCAGACAActcctgaaaaacagaaaacatagtAAAATACAAGGTGGCCCAATGtcatatatttatgaaaatatcaATGCTCTCAAATCAAAGGTGTGATGTCCTGAACATAATGTGCCTAGAATCCAAGAGGAATGTGAGCAGAAATGATACGTAATATAAAATTCACAAGATATACATTGTCTTTGTGTTACTTTAATAAGTCAAATATAAATCCTTTTTGCATCATGGAGAGTTTCAGTTCTTGTCAGCATTTCACATACAGCTACTTACTACTTTTAAACTGGGTGTCTTTGTCATTCCAGTATCCAGAAGATCTGACTTTAATTTCATACAGTTGTTGACAATGAGCATCTACAGATTGACATGAAATCCATCATGACTGTGCTCCATTGGAGGGCATTAGAAAAAGGGTTGTTAGTGGCCAGTTCCTGGAATGTCTTGACAGAAGTTGAAAAACCATTAGTGTTTCCTTCCAACCCTGATAAAACCTGTCTCTGTCAACAGAAGCCTACCGTTGTATTGAAGACTATTGAAATACCTATAACGACATCTTCAAGTTTCTCTTCTGTCCAGAGTTGACTCTTCCCATTGTCTAAAGCAGATTTAGGTATCactttcttggttttcttttaagaACTTCTACTAACATTAGTATGATTTGCTCACtaaatttttaatgagaaaatatagTTAATAGATGCTGATGTTTTGTATGAAGGGATTTCACAGAACAATCCCTAAAGCACCTTagtagccagaaaaaaaaaaaaaacacaacaaaaaaacccccccagGACTGTATTTGTAATTAATAGCTTGATtcaaataatataatttatattcaaataatataaataaaattagtgAAACACAGAATTACTTTCCATTTTCAGATGTTCCACTGCTTTTCAGGCCTGTCTGCATGAAAAACACAAGTCATAGCTTACTAGTAGGTGATGGTATTCACTTAAGTGTTCTGAGCAAAACAACTGCAGCTCATCACGATGCCAGTAGAGGGTAGTGACCAGCAAACAAAATCTAGAAGCATCTTTAAGAAACAGAAACTAAAATCTGCGTATTGATAGTACAAAGTTTTTGTAAAGCTCTGTATCTTCTGACCTGGTGTGCTGAATAAAACGTATTTTTAATATAGGGATCGAGGATTGTTGTTTCTGAAACTATAGTTCACATTCATCTGCAGTAATGCAAAGTAAACAGTTGTGAGAGTAACTCCTTGTGACTGTGTCTATTGTACttctaaagaaaaagattttttttcatagatgTCCCCTCCAACACTGCACCTCATCCATGTCACCAGTTAGTTTTACCTTTGTTCTTGTTTGCATCTAAGAAAATCTTGCAGCTTGTCCTGTTCTGCAgccaaagaaaccccaaacatttGGTCCTGTCTTGTGCTTTCCAGCTTTTTCAACTGTGTGGCACTGCAAACATTTCTGAATAAATATCTCTTGCCTTTTTCAACCCATTTTGATGTAtgtaaaaaatcttttttaaaaaaggaaatttgaacAATATTAAAGAAAAGTTCAATATTAGTCGCATTTATAATCTCCTTCtacaatttcataaaatatttctgtcttgcaTGGTAATAAAAGATACTGTGTCTCAAAGTAATGAAAATTTGACCCAGACTTAATTTTAAAGGTAAGTCTGTAAGTCTGTTAAACTGCACAATTTCTTAACATGGTCTGGTTGCTGATGATCATAAATTAAATTTTGTTAAGTTATCCAATTTACAATTCggaaaaagcaccatgttttgtTGCATCTCTGAGAGATGCAGAATTCATATTTGTTACTCTTATCTTTGGACATGAAGGGAGCTTTAAATGTCTTGATTGCTATTCTAGAGCTACTTCAGTGGTTAACATACTTTTGTCTAGAAGGCTGATCTAAAACACAGACGCAACTCAGGATTTCCCTGTAGGTCGCAGTGTTACTTAGAATGTTTCCAGAACTGTAGAATTCAACCCGCCTCCTGTGCCTGTTGGGACACGTTCATGGTGAGGCGGATTTCCAGTGGCAACGGCCGGACAGGGAGGCAGGGCTGCCCTCGGGCCCGTGTCCGCCAGGGAACAAAGGACAGTTGAGCACCTTTTGGCCCTCGGAGGGTGCGGaaggtgaagtgctaaggcttggacaacaggcccaagacAGatttgacctatagatgaatcctgtatatttatagctgataaccattgtgctaataggtattgtactaagttataacaactcatgctgatgtaaaaagtgctaaagcattgaagtactgaagcctgaacaacaggccctgagccaaagctgctaacttagcatgtagtcaCTAACAAAATATGTAAACTCACCAGCGAAAGATACAGTTTAGACAGAgcataatcagtagtgaggacgaaaggccgagagaatgtatccaactttcctttctcagccttgttcaaggctgagaacccaaatGTTTGGCCTTGTtggaaactcccttggttcccccgccccgcccccgccgagccctggccaggctttgggtggaatccaacaggagaatgaatccagaaattttccattcaaaacaaaggtgccagctattctggcttgctgatctcTAGTTTATAAGGCTGGACTcacttgcagtgactttggatgcctcacctacagatggatgcATCACGTAGtttttcccacttgccaggacaggctgtccaaaccctcgctgtaaccggggctgcccagcaaccgtgggtctggatgatggtaacatatgcaagtggtgatggatctttgttaatcactgttctctctctcatgtagtaatgattgatgcattaccctgtattttcttatttgttgctttaggtgcatttttctgccttttcttactgtatgttttctgtattactctgttacattatttagttatcaccagtaaaatacgcctactcttttcactctggtgtctgagtttaattggtgtccttaatcagcaaaacagaaggcAAGGCCATCCTGGTCCTCTCTGGTGATACCCAGGCACCAGCCACCCCTCCTAGGCCCAGCGAGCCACCCATCACTGCTGTGTGCTTGTTTTCCTACAGATAGTTATTTTTCTTGgatattttttgtgtttgtttcccatgAAATACATCGAGTTCCCTGGGTCTCTGGATTCTCAGAGTTCACAAGATGCATGTTAAGCCCCACTGTTGCCTGTATCAGCAAAGGCCTTGAAAATGGTTTCTTCATGGAGGAACTCTCTCTGTATGACACTAGTGCTGTTTCAAAGGAGGTGGGTCATCATGTAGTGAGTCTCTGGTTGAAGGAGGCCCTTTAAGAATAAATTATTGCAGCAAAAGTGAGTATGTTAGGGAAATATTGACACAGGGTACAAAACTGGAAGGAGTGGTCAATATACCAAAGGGTCATGTTGCCATGGACTAGACAGGCTGGAGAATGGTCTGAGAGGAGCATCAAGAAGTTTAAAAAGGGACAGGGGAAGGTGCAGCATCCTTCActtggggaggaacaaccccacaCAGCAGTACATGCTgggcctgtgtgtgtgtgtgtgtgtgtgagggtgtgACTGCCTGAaatcagctttgcagaaaaagacttGGGTGTTGTGGTAGACACCAaggtgaacatgagccagcagcgcCATTGTGGCAAAGAAGGATACTGCTATTCTGGGTTACATTAGGAGGAATGTCGCCAGCAGAACCAAGGATGACACTTCTCCTCTACTCAggactggtgaggccacacctggagtatcaTGTCCacctctgggctccccagtatgagagacacagacatactggagagagtccagcaatgGGCCACAAAGGACTAAGGGGCcagagcatctctcctatgaggaaaggctgagagacctgggactCTTTagcagagaaggctcagggggatcccatcAGTGCATATAAATAGATAAAGGGATGGAATGAAGAAAATGGATCcggactcttctcagtggtgcccagtgacaggaccagtgacgatggacacaaactgaaagacaggaggttccctctgaacatcaggaaacacttcttttccaGGGAGGGTGACTGAGCGCTtcgcaggttgcccagagaggtggtggagtttCCCTCCCTGGAGACATTCAAAAGCCGCCCGGACTCGGCCCGGGGCAGCCGGCTGCAGGTGGCCCTGCCTGACCGGGGCTTGGCCCCGCTGCCCTCGGGAGGCTCCTCCCGTccgcgggcgctgccggcggAGAGCGGGGAGCCCGGGAGCGCTCTCCTCGATTCCTTTCCGCTTAGCCcttccctcccgcccgcccggcggggcACCGGGGCAGGTGCCCGTCTCCCCCGGGGGAGCCACGCCGGTGTCCCGGGCAGGCCCGGCGGCGCTCCCGCCGCACGGGGTGCTCCCTCCGCGGTGAGCGCCGCGCAGGCCGGCCCACGGCGACGCTCCGCAGCCGGCGCTGAAGCCCGGCGTGGGGCGGCCGGGGAGCCCCGCCCGCCGCAGGCGAGGCCGCGGCCCTGActgggcgcggagcggcgggaggggcgcggcgggggcggggggaggacaTGTTGTCTCCCCGGCGGAAAGGGCGCTGCGGCCGTTCCCCGCCGGCGCTCGAGAAAAGCCAACGGTCGCCAGCCGCTCGGGAGCCCGCAATGGAGGAGGGCAGCGGCTTCCGCCTCTCGGCCGAGTGCCTGGACGAGCCGCCCAACAGCCGCGTCTTCGTGGTGCTGGGCAAGGACACCGGGGAGGCGGTGATCCGGGAGCGCTTCGCCCCCTTCGGGGACATCCAGAACATCTGGCTCCTGCGGGACAAGCGCACCAACGAGTCCCGCGGCATCGCCTTCATCAAGTTCGCCCGCAGCTCGCAGGCCTGCCGGGCCATGGAGGAGATGCACGGCCGCAGCCTGGTCCCCGACACCAAGCCCATCAAGGTaccgccgccgggccgcgccggccccTTCCTGCCGGcgagccgggccgggcggggggcgagcgagcggggcccggcgggcggtTCCCCCGCTCTCTCCCAGCATGGCGGCCGCGGAGGGCGGCAGGCCGCGGCCGCTGCGCCCCGAGCTTGCCGCTTGGACGTGGCGCTGGCCTGCGCGGGGCGAGGGGCAGCCGCTCGGCGGGGCTGGGGgtcgggccggggggcggcggagaCCCGCCTGGCGCTGCCCGGCAGGCTGGCAGCCagccgccgccggcagcgcggggcccggGCCCGCGCCCGGGGCCTTCCCGCCGCGCTGGCGCTCTCGGCCGTctgggcggcggggctggcggggcttCCCGCGGGGAGATGCAGCCGGTCCCACCCTTGCCTGAAGTTCCCACCCGAGGCATAAGCTGCAACAGGCCCGAGGAAAATGCAGTACCTGGAAActaggtttgtttggtttgggtctTTTTGTGGTTTGGCTttgttgggggatttttttttggtaacctTGAGGGAGTCTATGAAATATTCTAAAGCAGTGCAGATGTTGTAAGCAGGATCGATGTGAATAAGTAGACCTGACTTTGAAAGTATATTTCATACGGGTTTTGTAGCTTGTGTACTGTTTTTCCAAAATAATGATGCTTTATCTATGGAGCTGGAGGGCAGCTCTCAGCCTCCTGAATTGTTTTTACATTCCCCAAGTACTAAGAAGATATGAATGACCTTAAACAGTGAAAGAAGGTTCCATgtgtttcctttgaaaatgcGATTGAGTCAGTAAAATCTTTTCTGAAGAACTTGCCATTGGAAGATGAAAGATCAGAGTTGTATTCCTTACTCTCCTGCATGaccattagaaaaataattttaagaactCTGTGAAATCAGTCGCTGCTTTTGCATAAAGGGCTTACTTTgaagattgtattttttttatttccttggtttgggtttttttgtttttttttttttttcctggttgtctTCTGGGGTGCACTTCTGagattaaatttatttcagtaattaaaaGGGACTTCAACAGTTATAGACGTGAGAAGTTATGAACATTCACAGAGCACTAGACCTGCAGGCCTCAGCCCAGCTGAGCAATGAACTGCAGTAGCAAGGTTTTAATAAGCTGCTAggctttttaatttgtttgcttgcttattttTTGTTACTATTGCTATACTAGGCCCGTTGAGGTAATGCAGGTTTTTTCCTGTCTCACGTGCGACCTGTGACATTAGAAGTGCTGCTGAATCAGGCTTTGATACTCCTGACTATTCTTCATTATCCCTAGTGAGAACTTCTGCAGGCCCCTGTCCTGTTTGGGAAACCATTTGGGGTGTATTATATTTGTAGGTCTTATCTCTGATCATAGATGCATCTATGACGTGCTTTTTTTCCATGTTAGGAAAGATAGCTTATGTGAAAGATAAATACAAAAACTTGTTAAAACAAACTATTCTTCTTGCTTCTTGATATGTGGTTAAGACCTGTTCTCCAATAATTACTGCCTATGTAATTATTTCATTAGGTATTTATTGCACAATCAAGAGCTTCTGGAAGCCATCGA belongs to Athene noctua chromosome 7, bAthNoc1.hap1.1, whole genome shotgun sequence and includes:
- the LOC141962626 gene encoding LOW QUALITY PROTEIN: cytochrome c, somatic-like (The sequence of the model RefSeq protein was modified relative to this genomic sequence to represent the inferred CDS: inserted 1 base in 1 codon); the encoded protein is MTLWQEIFIQKCLQCHTVEKAGKHKTGPNVWGFFGCRTGQAARFSXDANKNKGVVWSENTLMEYLENPKKHIPGTKIIFAGIKKQNERADLIAYLKKATS